A single Thermoanaerobacterium sp. RBIITD DNA region contains:
- a CDS encoding ATP-binding protein, producing the protein MKIKRRDSADILNALAGGVVPSRGLQYIIVGREAEMRQIKEDLKDIKENGSSLIKFFIGAYGTGKSFMQNFVRQIGLDEGFVVAKADFTPHRRLYGNDNQAVALYSELMRNLSTKSVPHGNALPAILDQWITNIQNQVVQKLGYDGPILNDPTFIQAVEKEIIDVVSHLDELTGGYDFANVLGVYYRGFVEQDREKQRRALRWVRGEYLAKTDAIRDLGIREIINDNNYYGYLKVLSKFVRQIGYSGLIINLDEAVNLYKITHREAREKNYEYILMIYNDILQGAVEGLYITFSGTPEFLEDERRGLYSYKALERRLKPGVQNDEYRDLKQPVIKLTSITPNETLVLLMNIRDIHAAHYGYEPMITDEEIRDFLIHFYERPGAEKQIILGDVIRQFISSLNILIENPMTDWKELFDASNVTPQDDKIDRKVVNIHDRFQRGNF; encoded by the coding sequence ATGAAAATTAAAAGGCGTGATTCAGCAGATATTTTAAATGCATTAGCTGGTGGGGTAGTTCCCAGTCGAGGCCTTCAATATATAATAGTTGGTCGTGAAGCTGAAATGAGACAAATAAAAGAGGATCTAAAGGATATTAAGGAAAATGGAAGTTCGTTAATTAAATTTTTTATTGGAGCATACGGAACTGGCAAAAGCTTTATGCAAAATTTTGTTCGTCAGATAGGTCTTGATGAAGGGTTTGTCGTTGCAAAAGCTGATTTTACTCCACATAGGAGATTATACGGAAATGATAACCAAGCTGTTGCTTTGTACAGCGAGCTAATGAGGAACTTATCTACTAAATCAGTTCCACATGGTAATGCTTTACCGGCGATTTTGGACCAGTGGATAACAAATATTCAAAATCAGGTGGTACAAAAATTGGGCTATGACGGGCCTATTTTGAACGATCCTACTTTTATTCAAGCAGTTGAAAAAGAAATTATTGATGTTGTTTCACACTTGGATGAGCTAACGGGGGGATATGATTTTGCAAATGTATTAGGCGTTTATTATCGGGGTTTTGTAGAGCAAGACAGGGAAAAGCAACGCCGTGCTTTGAGATGGGTACGAGGGGAGTACCTGGCAAAAACCGATGCTATTCGTGATTTAGGAATTCGTGAAATTATCAATGATAACAATTATTATGGATATTTGAAGGTGCTGTCGAAATTTGTGCGTCAAATAGGATATTCAGGATTAATCATTAATTTAGATGAGGCAGTTAATTTATATAAAATTACGCACCGAGAAGCAAGAGAGAAAAATTATGAGTATATTTTAATGATATATAATGATATTTTACAAGGAGCGGTGGAAGGTTTATATATTACTTTCAGCGGTACACCTGAGTTTTTAGAAGATGAGCGCAGGGGACTTTACAGCTATAAAGCATTGGAACGTAGGTTAAAACCAGGTGTTCAAAACGATGAATACCGTGATTTGAAGCAACCCGTAATTAAATTAACGTCAATTACTCCTAATGAAACTCTGGTTTTATTAATGAATATCCGCGATATACACGCAGCGCATTACGGTTATGAACCAATGATAACAGACGAAGAGATTCGTGATTTTTTGATTCATTTTTATGAACGACCGGGTGCAGAGAAGCAAATCATCTTGGGGGACGTTATTCGACAGTTTATCAGTAGTTTAAATATTCTTATTGAAAATCCGATGACAGATTGGAAAGAATTATTTGATGCTTCTAATGTAACACCACAAGATGATAAGATAGATCGAAAAGTGGTTAATATACATGATCGCTTTCAACGTGGTAATTTTTAG
- a CDS encoding TerB N-terminal domain-containing protein, which produces MKRGKSKTVGYILALFFGGLGAHLFYYGKYLRGILYLAFSWTGIPILLGWIDMFFIHKWHQRYLESQENSSKFLQEKSLQSITPRVEKTRPEKVESEKSVLSYRENEMMFYREEEIILPEYAHLKTPSYIKEEIQQIKKSFKPKDLNRPVIEISLHTRETYFMEDSIKYANQMGVKTEFVPLQVYWTTFRDLDEKQKKWYLYWRHQTLKGNYLDTDLSYVILFAYELINYTFNQNAAFNVSMMVRLQQAYKERIPNLDRYLSEWIRDMLIELNEVELARKWGLGADPYYHTDFYQIFKAHEKDISRIPIKEWQKVIRGYSETNFFEMNKQKVYATFKEALKLFQKINIEEGLDLEKAWFEQEKKTATYYLFKSAVIGRNVGSRVIEYTEYVPTEYFYNEITALFRVSENVTRLCNGVKRQIKANEELLPPNFKKRLLEEMKSKKVYEIDEDVGIKSRFSHVVTDKIEEKGSQIPPKPNETLETKTANNDSNKSWITELDGKQVEVLKQRHQAFLSEFSSDEQDEDKSTEREIKAMSNVEKTKLDISERPTITLSDDDVDVEGFLSSLTEEEIEFISTFSSKRRRIDVVNDEIREKGIPAAVFINEINTKAEEYLDDVFIEQIGDDYVINEELVCVLEEIERSKAI; this is translated from the coding sequence GTGAAGCGGGGCAAATCAAAAACAGTTGGCTATATTTTGGCGCTCTTTTTTGGTGGCTTAGGTGCTCACCTTTTTTATTATGGTAAGTATCTAAGGGGCATTCTTTATTTAGCGTTTAGTTGGACAGGTATTCCTATATTATTGGGATGGATAGACATGTTTTTTATTCATAAATGGCATCAGCGATATCTCGAAAGCCAAGAGAATTCTTCAAAATTTTTGCAGGAAAAATCACTTCAATCAATTACTCCACGAGTGGAGAAAACCAGACCTGAGAAAGTCGAATCTGAAAAATCAGTTCTATCATATAGAGAAAACGAAATGATGTTTTACAGGGAAGAAGAAATTATTTTGCCAGAATATGCACATCTCAAGACACCTTCGTACATCAAAGAAGAAATTCAGCAAATTAAAAAATCATTTAAGCCTAAAGATTTAAACAGACCGGTCATCGAAATTTCTCTTCATACTCGTGAGACTTATTTCATGGAAGATTCGATTAAATATGCTAATCAAATGGGTGTTAAAACTGAATTTGTTCCTTTGCAGGTTTATTGGACGACTTTTCGAGATCTCGATGAAAAACAAAAGAAATGGTATCTTTATTGGAGACATCAGACGTTAAAAGGAAATTATTTGGATACAGATTTAAGCTATGTGATTTTATTTGCTTATGAATTGATCAATTATACTTTTAATCAAAATGCAGCATTTAATGTCAGTATGATGGTTCGTTTACAGCAGGCATATAAAGAAAGAATTCCCAACTTGGATAGATATCTTTCAGAGTGGATTAGAGATATGTTAATTGAGTTAAATGAAGTTGAGCTGGCTCGTAAATGGGGATTAGGAGCTGACCCTTATTATCATACAGATTTTTATCAAATATTTAAAGCCCATGAAAAAGATATTAGCCGAATACCTATTAAAGAATGGCAAAAAGTTATCAGAGGATATTCAGAAACCAACTTTTTCGAAATGAACAAACAAAAGGTTTATGCTACATTTAAGGAGGCATTAAAATTATTCCAAAAAATAAACATTGAAGAAGGATTGGATTTAGAAAAGGCTTGGTTTGAACAAGAGAAAAAAACGGCAACGTATTATTTGTTTAAAAGTGCAGTGATTGGTCGAAATGTTGGAAGCCGAGTTATTGAATATACGGAATACGTACCGACAGAATATTTTTATAACGAGATCACTGCTTTATTTCGTGTTTCTGAAAATGTTACTCGGTTGTGTAACGGTGTTAAGAGACAAATCAAAGCAAATGAAGAGTTACTTCCACCTAATTTCAAAAAACGTTTATTAGAAGAAATGAAAAGCAAAAAAGTATATGAAATTGATGAAGATGTAGGAATCAAAAGTCGTTTTTCGCATGTTGTAACAGATAAAATTGAGGAGAAAGGGAGCCAAATTCCTCCAAAGCCCAATGAAACATTAGAAACAAAAACAGCTAATAATGATTCGAACAAATCCTGGATAACAGAATTGGACGGTAAACAAGTTGAAGTATTGAAACAAAGGCATCAGGCTTTTCTTTCAGAGTTTTCCAGTGATGAGCAGGATGAGGATAAAAGTACAGAGAGAGAAATTAAAGCAATGTCTAATGTGGAGAAAACAAAGCTTGATATTTCCGAGCGGCCGACAATTACACTGAGTGACGATGATGTGGATGTTGAAGGATTTCTTTCCTCATTGACGGAAGAAGAAATTGAATTTATTAGTACGTTCTCTAGTAAGAGGAGAAGAATCGACGTGGTGAATGACGAGATAAGAGAAAAAGGAATTCCCGCTGCGGTTTTTATTAACGAAATCAATACAAAAGCAGAGGAATATTTAGATGATGTGTTTATTGAACAGATAGGCGATGATTATGTGATAAACGAAGAATTAGTATGTGTATTGGAGGAAATAGAGAGGAGTAAAGCAATATGA
- a CDS encoding NACHT domain-containing protein yields the protein MDNLFQELIISLIISLISNYISQNVNEVLLDGDINSEIKECIQNVTDKISTKYPKFKIIDGFTLWDNIAEKINYEIEKNFDDISYINIVSTINSVLIKQLNDLDPDKIKNISEDYLKLLKKEIINKDKLYKFLMLSYFTNIDGYIRSRLETIIHVLENNTTKDKFMDVKEIKEIKDNLLAYLIFLQKWAFNELGEMEFERTFKITGNKRRLKIDDLLKLNSNLVIIGPPGCGKTYTLINLIFRLTQSNSGKMQIPIYVDLSSYGMFYDSIFQRLLDIVNKKLVKCQKDDLELLLKKGSFILFLDGFDEIKDDFYEKCVRDINNLMIDYPLNLFIIASRDNNYYEEFGYKVIKCKIDPLDGIQIKEIVDKYYKYSFYTLSDDMVELFRNPLILKIGIEVIKNNDGKIPSNRSLIYGEFIDYLIKKWNRQKGLKKDFIPYINIMETISKIAYEYFETPYIYIREMQSLLKNCFPTMNTDKVYDFILNLGIFEVRDNRVTFMHRTFKEYFAAIYILKQIESKNISILDTIVNKKQWYEVFIFISGLHTKIEIKDLYLNYVLQKNIKLYVDCVKSEYNYSDELKQYELNDLTVYYLNSLVFTYESIINKYFTKIKRLFSPYRGFNKIDDEMEICIEGYISEDMCSLKYLFKIKNEDEPKVKIKKLALLEKMSVSFINLNYFSIDSSRGLAIERIKSELKYIIEKQLLRESDYIISERISEALKKLKLNMDLNEAYEWVKDVIAGQLENSINLVSIQYDGVELFELYNLIEHIIKNNIDYQLCLLPSMDLLTKKRGFVWDCYSKERLIERTYKFFEFYQESFIFMIESNFLEIKNYMPDYINYPYKYIIEICFPESKNNNHEPLLRYFYIQVEDKSNLKPKILISDEKEFYRDNKELEIYNTYCKYGQGLIISYTYIDLVLISKKVSSNLIICDFTYDRIKENIEYIFGKL from the coding sequence ATGGATAATTTGTTTCAAGAACTTATAATAAGTTTAATTATTAGTTTAATTAGTAATTATATATCACAGAATGTAAATGAAGTTTTATTAGATGGTGATATCAATAGTGAAATAAAAGAATGTATTCAAAATGTTACAGATAAAATTTCGACGAAATATCCGAAGTTTAAGATTATAGATGGATTTACTTTATGGGATAATATTGCTGAAAAAATAAATTACGAAATTGAAAAAAATTTTGACGATATTAGCTATATAAATATAGTTAGCACAATAAACAGTGTTTTAATAAAACAATTAAACGATTTAGATCCAGATAAAATTAAAAATATATCTGAAGATTATTTAAAGCTTCTTAAAAAAGAGATTATAAATAAAGATAAACTATATAAATTTTTAATGTTATCATATTTTACAAATATCGATGGTTATATTCGTAGCAGGTTAGAAACTATAATTCATGTGTTAGAAAATAATACGACAAAGGATAAATTTATGGATGTTAAAGAGATTAAAGAGATTAAAGATAATTTATTAGCATATTTAATTTTTTTACAAAAATGGGCATTTAATGAGTTAGGAGAAATGGAGTTTGAAAGAACGTTTAAAATTACCGGTAATAAAAGACGATTAAAGATAGATGATTTGCTAAAGTTAAATTCAAATCTTGTTATTATAGGTCCTCCGGGTTGTGGTAAAACGTATACGCTTATTAACTTAATATTCAGATTAACGCAAAGCAATTCAGGGAAAATGCAAATACCAATATATGTTGATTTATCGTCATACGGAATGTTCTATGATTCGATTTTTCAACGATTATTAGACATCGTCAATAAAAAGCTGGTTAAGTGTCAAAAGGATGACTTAGAGCTTTTATTGAAAAAAGGAAGTTTTATTTTATTTTTAGATGGATTTGATGAGATAAAAGATGATTTTTATGAAAAATGTGTCAGGGATATTAATAATTTAATGATTGATTATCCATTAAATTTATTTATAATTGCCAGCAGAGATAATAATTATTATGAGGAATTTGGATATAAAGTAATAAAATGTAAAATTGATCCATTAGATGGTATACAGATTAAAGAGATTGTAGATAAGTATTATAAATATTCTTTTTATACGTTGAGTGATGATATGGTTGAATTGTTTAGGAATCCATTAATTTTAAAAATCGGGATAGAGGTAATTAAGAATAATGATGGTAAAATTCCTTCTAATAGAAGTTTAATATATGGTGAATTTATAGATTATCTAATAAAAAAATGGAATAGGCAAAAAGGATTAAAAAAGGATTTTATTCCTTATATTAATATTATGGAAACTATTAGTAAAATAGCATATGAATATTTTGAAACACCTTATATATATATAAGGGAAATGCAATCTTTACTAAAAAATTGTTTTCCAACAATGAATACGGATAAGGTTTATGACTTTATTCTAAATTTAGGAATTTTCGAGGTTAGAGATAACAGAGTAACATTTATGCACAGAACTTTTAAAGAATATTTTGCTGCAATTTATATATTAAAACAGATTGAGTCAAAGAATATCTCGATTTTAGATACTATAGTTAATAAAAAGCAATGGTATGAAGTATTTATATTTATATCTGGCTTACATACAAAAATTGAAATTAAAGATTTATATTTAAATTATGTACTTCAAAAAAATATTAAATTATATGTAGATTGTGTTAAGTCAGAATATAATTATTCTGATGAATTAAAACAATATGAGCTTAATGATTTAACGGTATATTACTTAAATAGTTTAGTTTTTACGTATGAGTCTATTATTAACAAATATTTTACTAAGATTAAAAGATTATTTAGCCCTTATAGGGGATTTAATAAAATTGATGATGAAATGGAAATTTGTATTGAAGGATATATAAGTGAAGATATGTGCAGTCTAAAATATTTATTTAAAATTAAAAATGAAGACGAACCAAAGGTGAAAATAAAAAAGTTGGCATTGCTAGAAAAAATGTCAGTAAGTTTTATTAATCTAAATTACTTTTCTATTGATAGTTCAAGAGGACTTGCAATAGAAAGAATAAAGTCAGAGTTAAAGTATATTATAGAAAAACAGTTACTGCGTGAGAGTGATTATATTATATCTGAAAGGATATCAGAGGCTTTAAAGAAACTAAAGTTGAATATGGATTTAAATGAGGCATATGAATGGGTTAAAGATGTAATAGCTGGTCAATTAGAAAACTCTATTAATTTGGTGAGTATTCAATATGACGGTGTTGAATTATTTGAACTATATAATTTAATTGAACATATTATAAAAAATAATATCGATTATCAGTTATGTTTACTGCCGTCAATGGATTTGCTTACTAAAAAAAGAGGATTTGTTTGGGATTGCTATTCTAAAGAGAGATTAATCGAAAGAACATACAAATTTTTTGAATTCTATCAAGAGTCTTTTATTTTTATGATAGAATCAAATTTTCTGGAAATTAAAAACTATATGCCTGACTATATTAATTATCCATATAAGTATATTATTGAGATATGTTTTCCTGAAAGTAAAAATAATAATCATGAACCATTGTTAAGGTATTTTTACATACAAGTAGAAGATAAAAGCAATTTAAAACCGAAAATTTTAATCAGCGATGAAAAAGAGTTTTATCGAGATAACAAAGAATTAGAAATATATAATACATATTGTAAATATGGACAAGGATTAATTATATCATATACGTATATTGATTTGGTTTTAATATCAAAAAAAGTATCATCAAATTTAATTATTTGTGATTTTACTTATGATCGGATAAAAGAAAATATTGAATATATATTTGGCAAGCTTTAA